The following proteins come from a genomic window of Sorghum bicolor cultivar BTx623 chromosome 3, Sorghum_bicolor_NCBIv3, whole genome shotgun sequence:
- the LOC8068053 gene encoding L-type lectin-domain containing receptor kinase IV.1: MRLWSTFRLLKARQTAVVPARCAMCQWHLDFGGRKTSASNTMIAPPNSVLCFSVLFVLVVSSCSGDDVDFIYQGFQHANLTMNGSASVLHGGALQLTNDSNRLVGHAFHGSPVRFLDVPDGGGRPPSSFSTAFVLDIVTVGSGGGHGLAFVVAPSTVLPGASPEVYLGVHGPATNGNPANHVFAVEFDTVLDLEMNDTNGNHVGVDVNSLVSNVSEPVAYYTGDDGGNTTARVPVNLESAQPIQAWIDYDGGGGVLNVTVAPVSVAERPLRPLISTKLDLRPIFREEMYVGFSSATGKLASSHYILAWSFRTNGLAQSINLRRLPKVPKPRTALSKLVIIKFAGVACAGTLTLIAAAMVIVLWLRKRAKLADTLEDWELEHPHRFPYKDLYRATKGFKESEFLGAGGFGQVYKGVLRQRSGGDKVAIKRLSAGTRQGMKEFVAEIASLGRMRHRNLVELRGWCKHGQDLFLVYEFMPNGSLDAHLFGGADRREPPPLLPWAQRFAVLGGVARGLLYLHEEGEHVVVHRDVKANNVLLGADMGARLGDFGLARLYEHGANPATTLVAGTLGYMAPELTVTSRATTATDVFSFGALLLEVACGRRPVVPPGEATDDSDVILVRWVRDCALDGDLLRAVDPRLEGCYDEGEAKLVLWLGLMCSQARPEARPSMRQVCRYLSGEEALREDAVLVFTGADSVEFIGSSLSIAWSSSGGTMSSGSLHGGR, from the coding sequence ATGCGGCTCTGGTCAACGTTCCGGCTGCTTAAGGCTCGGCAAACTGCAGTAGTCCCAGCCCGTTGTGCTATGTGCCAGTGGCATCTCGATTTCGGAGGGAGAAAGACAAGCGCTTCGAACACGATGATCGCGCCGCCCAACTCTGTTCTATGTTTCTCCGTGCTGTTTGTCCTCGTGGTTTCATCATGCTCCGGCGATGACGTCGACTTCATCTACCAAGGTTTCCAGCACGCAAACCTGACCATGAACGGCTCCGCGTCAGTGCTGCACGGGGGCGCGCTCCAGCTCACCAACGACAGCAACCGCCTCGTCGGCCACGCGTTCCACGGCTCTCCCGTGCGCTTCCTCGACGTTCCCGACGGTGGCGGGAGGCCACCGTCGTCGTTCAGCACGGCCTTCGTCCTCGACATCGTCACCGTCgggagcggcggcggccacgGCCTGGCCTTCGTGGTGGCCCCGTCCACCGTGCTTCCCGGAGCGTCCCCCGAGGTCTACCTCGGCGTCCACGGCCCGGCCACCAACGGAAACCCCGCCAACCATGTCTTCGCCGTGGAGTTCGACACCGTGCTGGACCTGGAGATGAACGACACCAACGGCAACCACGTTGGCGTCGACGTCAACAGCCTCGTCTCCAACGTGTCGGAGCCTGTCGCGTACTACACCGGCGATGACGGTGGAAACACCACGGCGCGCGTGCCCGTGAACCTGGAGAGCGCGCAGCCAATCCAGGCGTGGATAGactacgacggcggcggcggcgtcctcaACGTGACCGTCGCCCCGGTGTCCGTGGCAGAGCGACCTCTCCGGCCGCTGATTTCAACAAAACTCGACCTGCGACCCATCTTCAGGGAGGAGATGTACGTCGGCTTCTCCTCGGCCACCGGGAAGCTGGCGAGCTCGCACTACATCTTGGCGTGGAGCTTCCGAACCAACGGGCTCGCGCAATCCATCAATCTCCGGCGGCTTCCCAAAGTTCCGAAGCCGAGGACAGCGCTTTCCAAGCTCGTCATCATCAAGTTCGCCGGCGTGGCTTGTGCAGGGACACTGACTCTGATCGCCGCGGCCATGGTCATCGTGCTCTGGCTTCGGAAGAGGGCGAAGCTCGCTGACACACTGGAGGACTGGGAGCTGGAGCACCCACACAGGTTCCCGTACAAGGACCTCTACAGGGCCACCAAGGGGTTCAAGGAAAGCGAGTTTCTTGGCGCGGGCGGTTTTGGCCAGGTGTACAAAGGAGTGCTCCGGCAGCGCTCCGGCGGCGACAAGGTGGCGATCAAGCGGCTCTCCGCCGGCACGAGGCAAGGGATGAAGGAGTTCGTCGCCGAGATCGCGAGCCTCGGGCGCATGCGCCACCGCAACCTGGTCGAGCTGCGCGGGTGGTGCAAGCACGGCCAGGACCTGTTCCTCGTCTACGAGTTCATGCCCAACGGCAGCCTCGACGCGCACCTGTTCGGCGGCGCGGACCGCAgggagccgccgccgctgctgccgtGGGCGCAGCGATTCGCCGTCCTCGGGGGCGTCGCCCGCGGCCTGCTCTACCTGCACGAGGAGGGGGAGCACGTGGTGGTGCACCGCGACGTCAAGGCCAACAACGTCCTGCTCGGCGCCGACATGGGCGCGCGGCTCGGCGACTTCGGCCTCGCGCGCCTCTACGAGCACGGCGCGAACCCGGCGACGACGCTCGTGGCGGGGACCCTCGGGTACATGGcccccgagctcacggtcaccaGCCGTGCCACCACGGCAACCGATGTCTTCTCCTTCGGCGCCCTGTTGCTCGAGGTCGCGTGCGGACGCCGGCCGGTGGTGCCGCCGGGCGAGGCGACCGACGACTCGGACGTGATCCTGGTGAGGTGGGTCCGCGACTGCGCGCTCGACGGCGACCTGCTGCGGGCTGTGGACCCGAGGCTGGAGGGGTGCTACGACGAGGGGGAGGCGAAGCTGGTGCTGTGGCTCGGCCTGATGTGCAGCCAGGCTCGCCCGGAGGCGAGGCCCAGCATGAGACAGGTTTGCCGGTATCTGAGCGGCGAGGAGGCATTGCGGGAGGACGCGGTGCTCGTTTTCACCGGCGCCGACTCGGTCGAGTTCATCGGATCGTCGCTCTCCATAGCGTGGTCCTCCTCCGGCGGTACCATGTCGTCCGGCTCTCTGCATGGTGGTCGGTGA
- the LOC8063100 gene encoding threonine synthase, chloroplastic gives MATFTAASSLSLLFSHPNSHSRQPSVRGGPAAGSHLRLPPRASPSRARCASSDTTATKHRRPAEENIREEAARLRGPAQGFSAWYEPFPPAPGGDPDERYSLDEVVYRSSSGGLLDVRHDMEALARYPGSYWRDLFDSRVGRTAWPYGSGVWSKKEFVLPEIDSDHIVSLFEGNSNLFWAERLGREHLGGMNDLWVKHCGISHTGSFKDLGMTVLVSQVNRLRRAPLSRPINGVGCASTGDTSAALSAYCAAAGIPAIVFLPADRISLQQLIQPIANGATVLSLDTDFDGCMRLIREVTAELPIYLANSLNSLRLEGQKTAAIEILQQFNWQVPDWVIVPGGNLGNIYAFYKGFEMCRVLGLVDRVPRLVCAQAANANPLYRYYKSGWTEFQPQVAETTYASAIQIGDPVSVDRAVVALKATNGIVEEATEEELMDATALADRTGMFACPHTGVALAALFKLRDQRIIGPNDRTVVVSTAHGLKFTQSKIDYHDKNIKDMVCQYANPPISVKADFGSVMDVLQKNLNGKI, from the coding sequence ATGGCGACCTTCACCGCggcctcctccctctccctcctcttCTCCCACCCCAACTCCCACTCCCGCCAACCATCCGTGCGCGGGGGGCCCGCCGCCGGCTCCCACCTCCGCCTGCCTCCCCGCGCCAGCCCCAGCCGCGCGCGCTGCGCCTCCTCCGACACGACGGCCACGAAGCACCGCCGCCCAGCGGAGGAGAACATCCGCGAGGAGGCGGCGCGGCTCCGGGGCCCCGCGCAGGGCTTCTCGGCGTGGTACGAGCCCTTCCCGCCGGCGCCCGGCGGCGACCCCGACGAGCGCTACTCGCTGGACGAGGTCGTCTACCGCTCCAGCTCGGGGGGCCTCCTCGACGTGCGCCACGACATGGAGGCGCTGGCGCGCTACCCGGGCTCCTACTGGCGCGACCTCTTCGACTCCCGCGTCGGCCGCACCGCCTGGCCCTACGGCTCGGGCGTCTGGTCCAAGAAGGAGTTCGTGCTCCCCGAGATCGACTCCGACCACATCGTCTCCCTCTTCGAGGGCAACTCCAACCTCTTCTGGGCGGAGCGCCTCGGCCGCGAGCACCTCGGCGGGATGAACGACCTCTGGGTCAAGCACTGCGGCATCTCCCACACGGGCTCCTTCAAGGACCTCGGCATGACCGTGCTCGTCAGTCAGGTGAACCgcctccgccgcgcgccgctcTCGCGCCCCATCAACGGTGTCGGCTGTGCGTCCACGGGAGACACCTCCGCCGCGCTCTCGGCCTACTGCGCGGCCGCGGGAATCCCCGCCATCGTGTTCCTGCCAGCGGACCGCATCTCGCTGCAGCAGCTCATCCAGCCAATCGCCAACGGCGCCACCGTGCTCTCTCTAGACACTGATTTTGATGGCTGCATGCGACTCATTCGCGAGGTGACTGCAGAGCTGCCAATCTACCTTGCCAATTCACTCAACTCGCTTCGCCTCGAGGGGCAGAAGACAGCGGCCATCGAGATATTGCAGCAGTTCAATTGGCAGGTGccggattgggtcattgttCCAGGAGGCAATCTTGGGAATATCTATGCATTCTACAAGGGGTTTGAGATGTGCCGCGTTCTTGGCCTTGTTGATCGTGTGCCACGGCTTGTCTGTGCACAGGCTGCAAATGCAAATCCGTTGTACCGGTACTACAAGTCAGGCTGGACTGAGTTTCAGCCACAAGTTGCTGAAACTACATATGCATCTGCAATACAGATTGGTGATCCTGTATCTGTTGACCGTGCGGTGGTCGCGCTGAAGGCTACCAATGGTATTGTGGAGGAGGCTACAGAGGAGGAGCTAATGGATGCGACGGCTCTTGCTGACCGCACTGGGATGTTTGCTTGCCCACATACTGGGGTTGCACTTGCTGCTTTGTTTAAGCTCCGGGATCAGCGTATAATTGGGCCTAATGACCGCACTGTGGTTGTTAGCACAGCTCATGGGCTGAAGTTCACGCAGTCAAAGATCGACTACCATGACAAAAACATCAAGGACATGGTTTGCCAGTATGCTAATCCACCGATCAGTGTGAAGGCTGACTTTGGTTCTGTGATGGATGTTCTCCAGAAAAATCTCAATGGTAAGATATAA